From Nilaparvata lugens isolate BPH chromosome 7, ASM1435652v1, whole genome shotgun sequence, one genomic window encodes:
- the LOC120352241 gene encoding uncharacterized protein LOC120352241, producing the protein MNSAGDETAEEASGEEVGSLEEARKVIKDLRERHRMQALQVMIWRRRMKAQVEMQPARTCRQYIVASWDWPLSRCGTDTHCPICGRPFHGLSDGVTIVRSVSDAVELPPTGKYPPLRRSNGFLRRPEILETVYSVEEDPDGDQTCLGADSGGPQTPQNPPSHPQSCPEDSWSQKRSRLKEMYYGSFEKLDHTGFEQLERTPDEQSSQPPCHVTYNRVMSNHRSVTKPKDVKYKRINKAKSKSLEELRGRLKNWVEKGNKLAVSLDQSFA; encoded by the exons TGCAGGGGACGAGACAGCTGAGGAGGCGAGTGGGGAGGAGGTGGGGAGTTTGGAGGAGGCCAGAAAAGTGATAAAGGACTTGAGAGAGAGACATCGCATGCAGGCGCTACAGGTCATGATCTGGAGGAGGCGAATGAAAGCTCAG gTGGAAATGCAGCCGGCCAGGACTTGCCGCCAGTATATTGTGGCCAGTTGGGACTGGCCATTGAGTCGCTGCGGGACGGATACACACTGTCCCATCTGTGGCAG ACCATTCCACGGCCTCTCAGACGGCGTAACGATTGTTCGCAGCGTAAGCGACGCAGTCGAACTGCCGCCAACGGGCAAATACCCGCCGCTACGACGCAGCAACGGTTTTCTGCGGCGACCCGAGATCCTAGAAACCGTCTACAGCGTCGAAGAAGACCCGGACGGCGACCAAACCTGCCTGGGGGCCGATTCTGGGGGCCCCCAAACGCCCCAAAACCCCCCGAGTCACCCGCAATCGTGCCCCGAGGACTCTTGGTCGCAAAAACGGAGCCGCCTAAAGGAGATGTACTACGGAAGCTTCGAGAAACTAGATCATACGGGCTTCGAGCAACTCGAACGAACTCCAGACGAGCAATCGTCTCAGCCACCCTGTCACGTGACCTACAACAGGGTGATGAGCAACCATAGGTCGGTGACTAAGCCCAAGGATGTCAAGTATAAGCGCATCAACAAGGCTAAGTCGAAGTCGCTGGAGGAACTTAGAGGTAGGTTGAAGAATTGGGTGGAAAAGGGTAATAAACTGGCCGTTTCGTTGGACCAGTCGTTTGCCTGA